From Triticum aestivum cultivar Chinese Spring chromosome 4A, IWGSC CS RefSeq v2.1, whole genome shotgun sequence, a single genomic window includes:
- the LOC123087639 gene encoding TATA-binding protein-associated factor 2N isoform X1 — translation MGIFDLLDLADGASGDEAVARVVKKVVPPDDPDKPTKAAKKAAAAAAKDAAANPPKDDHPPHHHDQQQHYPQEGGNYYQREGNFGGGRGRGQGYYGGGGGRGGRGRGRGAGSSRVFEDANGRFYHDGYQRVYLTNDRPYYGNGNGNRDYNNNNGNGGGYNQAPDSNYRNGGEGQRYGNDDRQYRRDNMKYVPKSKPSSVAASDVDTKSEGKVEPAAVEKQEEAPAAQNVASESDKSTGDVQKDDSKKEEGEGAEKKPEGECADKEGDGAEKKEKTNKAKCISGSVKRKLKKQKPKKEDSNGDAPNETTAEKEQEAPIEQEKIEMTLEEYEKMQEKKKSLEASKPEERRVAAVDFEGLQLLEKKKIEDDAKLKAENVRKAKEAAAKEAKPRKVSIQEYLKNEDGSAYVPPTPPRRPQYGGGYRGGRGNGSYNGRSSRDNSSERRVYNSGRGESAIVFHNVEANANDSGAPRRGEGYNGERRQGGYQQGGYNGGRGNGRYQERQDAGSKQQGGYYQERRDAYNGDRREQGGYNNGGGRGNGGYQERRDGYNGDRRQQGGYNGGRGNGGYQENNGGRGQERQDAYNGERRQQGGYNNGGGRGNGGYQERQEGGERRQQGGYNNGGGYQQGGNYRQWQGPRPKQDKEFTPADFPALGGASQSQSQSQAQPQPQA, via the exons atgGGGATCTTCGACCTGCTCGACCTGGCCGACGGCGCCTCGGGCGACGAGGCCGTCGCCCGCGTCGTCAAGAAGGTCGTCCCGCCCGACGACCCCGACAAGCCCACCAAGGCCGCcaagaaggccgccgccgccgccgccaaggacgCCGCCGCCAACCCCCCCAAGGACGACCACCCGCCCCACCACCACGACCAGCAGCAGCACTACCCCCAAG AGGGTGGAAACTATTACCAAAGGGAGGGCAACTTTGGTGGAGGCCGTGGCAGAGGCCAGGGCtactatggtggtggtggtggcagaggaggccgTGGAAGGGGACGTGGGGCCGGATCCAGTCGTGTCTTTGAGGATGCCAACGGTCGTTTCTATCACGATGGCTATCAACGTGTCTACCTCACCAACGACCGTCCATACTATGGCAATGGCAACGGCAACCGcgactacaacaacaacaacggcaaCGGAGGTGGCTACAACCAGGCCCCCGACTCTAACTACCGCAATGGTGGTGAGGGCCAGAGGTACGGCAATGATGACAGGCAGTACAGGAGGGACAACATGAAGTACGTTCCTAAGAGCAAGCCATCCTCTGTGGCTGCTTCTGATGTTGATACCAAGTCTGAAGGCAAGGTGGAGCCTGCTGCTGTGGAGAAGCAGGAGGAAGCCCCTGCTGCTCAGAATGTTGCTTCTGAATCTGACAAGTCTACAGG GGATGTGCAAAAAGATGATTctaagaaggaagagggagagggtgccGAAAAGAAGCCAGAGGGAGAATGCGCTGATAAGGAGGGAGATGGCgccgagaagaaggagaagaccaATAAGGCCAAGTGCATCAGTGGCTCTGTCAAGAGGAAGCTCAAGAAGcaaaagcctaagaaggaagactcTAATGGCGATGCTCCTAATGAGACCACTGCTGAGAAAGAGCAGGAGGCTCCCATCGAACAAGAGAAAATT GAGATGACCCTTGAAGAATATGAGAAGATGCAAGAAAAGAAGAAGTCTCTGGAGGCCTCTAAACCTGAGGAGAGGAGGGTTGCTGCTGTAGATTTTGAGGGTCTCCAGCTCTTGgagaagaagaagattgaggatgaTGCTAAATTGAAGGCGGAAAATGTTCGCAAGGCAAAGGAGGCTGCTGCAAAGGAAGCTAAACCTCGCAAG GTCAGCATCCAGGAGTATCTGAAGAATGAGGATGGTTCAGCGTACGTACCTCCGACACCACCAAGGCGCCCTCAATATGGTGGCGGCTACAGGGGAGGCCGTGGGAATGGTTCTTACAATGGCCGCAGCAGCCGTGACAACAGCTCTGAGCGCCGGGTCTACAATTCTGGCCGCGGCGAGAGTGCCATCGTGTTCCACAACGTTGAGGCCAACGCCAACGACAGTGGCGCCCCAAGGAGGGGTGAGGGCTACAATGGCGAGCGCCGGCAAGGCGGCTACCAGCAAGGCGGGTACAATGGCGGCAGGGGCAACGGCAGGTACCAGGAGCGCCAGGACGCCGGGAGCAAGCAGCAGGGTGGCTACTACCAGGAGCGCAGGGATGCCTACAATGGTGACCGCCGGGAGCAAGGCGGGTACAACAATGGTGGTGGCCGGGGCAATGGTGGTTACCAGGAGCGCAGGGATGGCTACAATGGCGACCGCCGGCAGCAAGGCGGGTACAACGGTGGCCGTGGCAATGGAGGTTACCAGGAGAACAATGGTGGCCGTGGCCAGGAGCGCCAGGATGCCTACAATGGTGAGCGCAGGCAGCAAGGCGGGTACAACAATGGTGGTGGCCGGGGCAATGGTGGTTACCAGGAGCGCCAGGAGGGTGGTGAGCGCAGGCAGCAAGGTGGGTACAACAATGGCGGCGGATACCAGCAGGGCGGCAACTACAGGCAGTGGCAAGGTCCCAGGCCAAAGCAGGACAAGGAGTTCACACCGGCCGACTTCCCGGCTCTAGGTGGCGCATCTCAGTCGCAGTCGCAGTCGCAGGCCCAGCCCCAGCCCCAGGCCTAG
- the LOC123087639 gene encoding protein argonaute-2 isoform X2, producing MGIFDLLDLADGASGDEAVARVVKKVVPPDDPDKPTKAAKKAAAAAAKDAAANPPKDDHPPHHHDQQQHYPQEGGNYYQREGNFGGGRGRGQGYYGGGGGRGGRGRGRGAGSSRVFEDANGRFYHDGYQRVYLTNDRPYYGNGNGNRDYNNNNGNGGGYNQAPDSNYRNGGEGQRYGNDDRQYRRDNMKYVPKSKPSSVAASDVDTKSEGKVEPAAVEKQEEAPAAQNVASESDKSTGDVQKDDSKKEEGEGAEKKPEGECADKEGDGAEKKEKTNKAKCISGSVKRKLKKQKPKKEDSNGDAPNETTAEKEQEAPIEQEKIEMTLEEYEKMQEKKKSLEASKPEERRVAAVDFEGLQLLEKKKIEDDAKLKAENVRKAKEAAAKEAKPRKVSIQEYLKNEDGSAYVPPTPPRRPQYGGGYRGGRGNGSYNGRSSRDNSSERRVYNSGRGESAIVFHNVEANANDSGAPRRGEGYNGERRQGGYQQGGYNGGRGNGRYQERQDAGSKQQGGYYQERRDAYNGDRREQGGYNNGGGRGNGGYQERRDGYNGDRRQQGGYNGGRGNGGYQENNGERRQQGGYNNGGGRGNGGYQERQEGGERRQQGGYNNGGGYQQGGNYRQWQGPRPKQDKEFTPADFPALGGASQSQSQSQAQPQPQA from the exons atgGGGATCTTCGACCTGCTCGACCTGGCCGACGGCGCCTCGGGCGACGAGGCCGTCGCCCGCGTCGTCAAGAAGGTCGTCCCGCCCGACGACCCCGACAAGCCCACCAAGGCCGCcaagaaggccgccgccgccgccgccaaggacgCCGCCGCCAACCCCCCCAAGGACGACCACCCGCCCCACCACCACGACCAGCAGCAGCACTACCCCCAAG AGGGTGGAAACTATTACCAAAGGGAGGGCAACTTTGGTGGAGGCCGTGGCAGAGGCCAGGGCtactatggtggtggtggtggcagaggaggccgTGGAAGGGGACGTGGGGCCGGATCCAGTCGTGTCTTTGAGGATGCCAACGGTCGTTTCTATCACGATGGCTATCAACGTGTCTACCTCACCAACGACCGTCCATACTATGGCAATGGCAACGGCAACCGcgactacaacaacaacaacggcaaCGGAGGTGGCTACAACCAGGCCCCCGACTCTAACTACCGCAATGGTGGTGAGGGCCAGAGGTACGGCAATGATGACAGGCAGTACAGGAGGGACAACATGAAGTACGTTCCTAAGAGCAAGCCATCCTCTGTGGCTGCTTCTGATGTTGATACCAAGTCTGAAGGCAAGGTGGAGCCTGCTGCTGTGGAGAAGCAGGAGGAAGCCCCTGCTGCTCAGAATGTTGCTTCTGAATCTGACAAGTCTACAGG GGATGTGCAAAAAGATGATTctaagaaggaagagggagagggtgccGAAAAGAAGCCAGAGGGAGAATGCGCTGATAAGGAGGGAGATGGCgccgagaagaaggagaagaccaATAAGGCCAAGTGCATCAGTGGCTCTGTCAAGAGGAAGCTCAAGAAGcaaaagcctaagaaggaagactcTAATGGCGATGCTCCTAATGAGACCACTGCTGAGAAAGAGCAGGAGGCTCCCATCGAACAAGAGAAAATT GAGATGACCCTTGAAGAATATGAGAAGATGCAAGAAAAGAAGAAGTCTCTGGAGGCCTCTAAACCTGAGGAGAGGAGGGTTGCTGCTGTAGATTTTGAGGGTCTCCAGCTCTTGgagaagaagaagattgaggatgaTGCTAAATTGAAGGCGGAAAATGTTCGCAAGGCAAAGGAGGCTGCTGCAAAGGAAGCTAAACCTCGCAAG GTCAGCATCCAGGAGTATCTGAAGAATGAGGATGGTTCAGCGTACGTACCTCCGACACCACCAAGGCGCCCTCAATATGGTGGCGGCTACAGGGGAGGCCGTGGGAATGGTTCTTACAATGGCCGCAGCAGCCGTGACAACAGCTCTGAGCGCCGGGTCTACAATTCTGGCCGCGGCGAGAGTGCCATCGTGTTCCACAACGTTGAGGCCAACGCCAACGACAGTGGCGCCCCAAGGAGGGGTGAGGGCTACAATGGCGAGCGCCGGCAAGGCGGCTACCAGCAAGGCGGGTACAATGGCGGCAGGGGCAACGGCAGGTACCAGGAGCGCCAGGACGCCGGGAGCAAGCAGCAGGGTGGCTACTACCAGGAGCGCAGGGATGCCTACAATGGTGACCGCCGGGAGCAAGGCGGGTACAACAATGGTGGTGGCCGGGGCAATGGTGGTTACCAGGAGCGCAGGGATGGCTACAATGGCGACCGCCGGCAGCAAGGCGGGTACAACGGTGGCCGTGGCAATGGAGGTTACCAGGAGAACAATG GTGAGCGCAGGCAGCAAGGCGGGTACAACAATGGTGGTGGCCGGGGCAATGGTGGTTACCAGGAGCGCCAGGAGGGTGGTGAGCGCAGGCAGCAAGGTGGGTACAACAATGGCGGCGGATACCAGCAGGGCGGCAACTACAGGCAGTGGCAAGGTCCCAGGCCAAAGCAGGACAAGGAGTTCACACCGGCCGACTTCCCGGCTCTAGGTGGCGCATCTCAGTCGCAGTCGCAGTCGCAGGCCCAGCCCCAGCCCCAGGCCTAG